One Paramisgurnus dabryanus chromosome 9, PD_genome_1.1, whole genome shotgun sequence DNA segment encodes these proteins:
- the ddb2 gene encoding DNA damage-binding protein 2 isoform X1, whose amino-acid sequence MARRKAETESDPAKQTKNVKTKNRINEESSETLSKKLKADDKTTPTTETYIKASVGWIGGQKKLGKTSILHYIYQSSLGQSIHAQLRQCLQEPFIRSLRDYRLHRTASPFDRRVTYLDWHPTHPTTVAVGSKGGDIILWDYDAQNKRTFIQGKGAGDFIGEMKFCPTDVSKVYVASGDGTISVQSFEGLPSQILSRTPDCGHDHHDLCYWYCCVDVSVSRQMLVTGDNAGRLLLLGLDGHTILNEKLHTGKVTHAEFSPRCDWLLATSSVDATVKLWDLRNIKDKNSYLTKMPHEKPVNSAYFNPTDSTKLLTTDQMNQIRIYCSYDWSKPVQIITHPHRQFQHLTSIKATWHPIYDLVVAGRYPDDRVLVNDKRTIDFYDANSGRLVHQLRDANTHGIISLNKFSPTGDVLASGMGLNILIWKREDTLLNSVHEKQGFAEETAGNSGGRAGTSRSQPSARQQSQRSKRATEEKAKLKKKLSSLSTTETKAKSRTESKTTKSKRK is encoded by the exons ATGGCGAGAAGAAAAGCTGAAACGGAATCGGACCCTGCGAAACAGACGAAGAATGTGAAAACCAAAAATAGAATCAATGAAGAATCATCTGAAACGCTCTCCAAGAAACTGAAAGCCGACGACAAGACGACACCCACAACGG AAACCTACATAAAGGCAAGTGTGGGATGGATTGGAGGTCAAAAGAAATTGGGAAAAACTAGTATACTTCACTACATATACCAAAGCTCCCTCGGACAGAGCATCCATGCACAACTTCGACAG TGTCTGCAAGAGCCTTTTATCCGCTCTCTTAGAGACTACAGACTGCATCGCACAGCCAGCCCATTTGACCGAAGAGTAACTTATCTGGATTGGCACCCTACCCATCCCACTACTGTTGCTGTGGGATCCAAGGGTGGAGATATCATCCTGTGGGATTATGATGCACAAAATAAGAGAACCTTCATACAGGGG AAGGGCGCTGGTGACTTTATTGGGGAGATGAAGTTTTGTCCCACAGATGTGTCCAAGGTCTATGTCGCTTCTGGTGATGGTACTATCTCAGTGCAAAGTTTTGAGGGCCTCCCAAGTCAGATACTGTCACGAACCCCAGACTGTGGCCATGATCACCATGATCTTTG TTACTGGTACTGCTGTGTGGATGTGTCTGTAAGCCGTCAGATGCTTGTGACTGGGGATAATGCTGGAAGACTTCTTCTGCTAGGCCTGGATGGACATACT ATTTTGAATGAGAAACTGCACACAGGCAAAGTCACACATGCAGAATTCAGCCCTCGATGTGATTGGTTGTTGGCAACATCCTCTGTTGATGCTACAGTCAAGCTGTGGGACCTTAGGAACATCAAAGACAAAAACAGTTATTTGACTAAGATGCCTCACGAAAAACCAGTCAATTCTG caTATTTTAACCCCACTGATAGCACCAAGCTTTTAACTACGGACCAGATGAATCAGATCAGGATTTACTGTTCATATGACTGGTCCAAACCGGTTCAAATTATTACTCACCCTCATCGACAGTTCCAGCACTTAACGTCTATCAAG GCAACCTGGCATCCCATATATGACCTTGTCGTGGCCGGCCGCTATCCAGACGATCGTGTCCTTGTCAATGACAAGCGAACTATTGATTTTTATGATGCAAACAGTGGTAGGCTTGTGCATCAGCTCAGAGACGCAAATACCCACGGTATTATATCT CTCAACAAATTTAGTCCAACAGGGGATGTACTGGCATCAGGCATGG GGTTAAATATTTTGATCTGGAAGCGAGAGGACACGCTGCTGAACAGTGTTCATGAAAAACAGGGATTTGCAGAGGAGACAGCGGGGAACAGTGGAGGCAGAGCTGGAACCTCCAGATCCCAACCTAGTGCTCGACAGCAATCACAAAGAAGCAAAAGAGCAACTGAAGAAAAAGCCAAGCTGAAGAAAAAGCTGTCATCACTGTCAACAACAGAGACCAAGGCCAAGAGCCGAACAGAGAGTAAGACTACAAAGTCAAAGAGAAAGTGA
- the kbtbd4 gene encoding kelch repeat and BTB domain-containing protein 4 translates to MESGEDSSGVPSGDENYFQGYTFTDRSHSSRVVKSIMDLCLEDGLFADVIVTVDSKEFQLHRLVLSAQSSFFRSMFTSNLKEAFDRKIELKDVSAPVFQSLVDYIYHGTIKLRVEDLQDTYEMADMYQLTALFEECSRFLSRTVDIKNCLQVMWLADRHSDQELYTAAKHCAKIHLVQLHQTDEFLNMPLCLLIDIIKDGVPSSQNPTAAIESWINHNKVEREEYSNMLSDSLKEIGEKVHIYLIGKEDTRTHSLAVSLHCDEDDAISVSGQNSLCHQITAACKHGGDLYVVGGSIPRRMWKCNMHTMDWERCAPLPRDRLHHTLVSVSSEDAIYSLGGKTLQDTLSNAVICYTVQDNIWKETTQLDTAVSGAAGVNLGGTIYLLGGEENDMDFFTKPSRLIQCFDTATQRCQTKPYMLPLAGCMHATAHKDLIFVVAEGDSLVCYNPLLDSFTRLRFPDVWSCVPSLWKVASCNGCIYVFRDKCKKGDANTLKLNPATSVVSVIKGIKILLTNWQFVLA, encoded by the exons ATGGAGTCTGGTGAGGACTCCAGTGGAGTGCCATCAGGGGACGAGAACTACTTTCAGGGCTACACCTTCACCGATCGCTCCCATTCCAGTCGTGTCGTAAAAAGCATCATGGACTTGTGTCTGGAGGATGGTCTGTTTGCAGATGTCATCGTCACCGTGGACAGCAAGGAGTTCCAGCTTCATCGTCTGGTGCTCTCGGCACAGAGCAGCTTTTTCAGATCCATGTTCACTTCTAATCTTAAAGAAGCTTTTGATCGCAAGATCGAGCTGAAGGATGTCAGCGCCCCTGTCTTCCAGTCACTGGTGGACTACATCTATCATGGAACAATCAAACTACGGGTTGAAGATCTGCAGGACACCTATGAGATGGCTGATATGTATCAGCTCACTGCCTTGTTTGAGGAGTGCTCTCGTTTCCTATCAAGAACTGTGGATATCAAGAACTGCCTGCAG GTGATGTGGTTGGCGGACAGACACAGTGACCAGGAGTTGTATACGGCAGCCAAGCACTGTGCAAAGATTCACCTTGTTCAGCTGCACCAGACAGATGAGTTCTTAAACATGCCATTGTGTCTCCTCATAGATATCATTAAAG ATGGTGTTCCAAGCTCGCAAAATCCAACCGCAGCAATCGAATCTTGGATCAATCACAACAAAGTTGAGCGAGAAGAGTATTCTAATATGCTTTCAGACAGCCTAAAG GAGATTGGTGAAAAAGTGCACATATACCTTATTGGGAAGGAAGACACACGCACGCACTCATTGGCAGTGTCTCTTCATTGTGATGAGGACGATGCCATCAGTGTAAGTGGTCAGAACAGCCTGTGTCACCAGATCACAGCTGCCTGCAAACACGGCGGTGACCTGTATGTCGTAGGGGGCTCCATACCCCGTCGCATGTGGAAATGCAACATGCACACCATGGACTGGGAGCGCTGTGCCCCACTTCCGCGCGACCGTCTCCATCACACGCTAGTGTCCGTGTCCTCGGAAGACGCCATTTACTCTTTGGGAGGCAAAACCCTTCAGGACACTCTTTCAAATGCTGTCATCTGTTACACAGTGCAGGACAACATATGGAAAGAGACCACTCAGCTAGACACGGCTGTGTCCGGCGCAGCGGGAGTCAATTTGGGAGGCACGATTTACCTTTTGGGTGGGGAGGAAAACGATATGGACTTTTTCACCAAACCATCCCGCCTTATCCAATGTTTTGACACAGCTACTCAAAGGTGCCAAACCAAGCCCTACATGTTGCCTTTGGCAGGATGCATGCACGCCACCGCCCATAAAGACCTCATCTTTGTGGTGGCGGAGGGCGACTCTCTGGTATGTTATAACCCACTGCTGGACAGCTTTACCCGGCTACGCTTCCCTGATGTTTGGAGCTGTGTGCCGTCTCTGTGGAAAGTGGCCAGCTGCAACGGCTGCATTTACGTTTTTAGAGACAAATGCAAAAAAGGAGACGCAAACACACTGAAGTTAAACCCTGCCACATCAGTGGTCTCGGTGATCAAGGGAATCAAAATACTTCTCACAAACTGGCAGTTTGTTTTGGCATGA
- the rapsn gene encoding 43 kDa receptor-associated protein of the synapse, translated as MTIFMRDFVAEMGQDQTKQQIEKGLKLYQSNDTEKALYVWLKVLRKTTDPGGKFRVLGCLITAHSEMGKYKEMLQYSLAQINTAREMEDPDYLTEGYLNLARSNEKLCEFQKTVSYCETCLNMQGTTVSLQLNGQVCLSMGNAYLGLSVFQKALVSYEKALRYSHNNDDKMLECRVCCSLGNFYIQLKDFEKALFFPCKAAELVNDYGKGWSLKYRAMSQYHMSVAYRKLVRLPDAMECCEESMKIALQHGDRPLQALCLLNFADIHRSQKDVDKAFPRYESSMCIMSEIGNRLGQASIYVGVGKCWILQKEYDKALDSLQRAHDLAEAIGNKLCILKVHSLCESVYRCKEQQDELREQVVKFLQCVEELELYCGMCGESIGEKNQQLQALPCSHIFHLKCLQTNGTKGCPKCHCSSVKLGFV; from the exons ATGACTATTTTTATGAGGGACTTTGTAGCAGAAATGGGTCAGGACCAAACCAAACAGCAGATTGAGAAAGGATTGAAGCTCTATCAGTCTAATGATACAGAAAAGGCTTTATATGTCTGGTTGAAGGTGTTGAGGAAGACAACCGATCCTGGGGGGAAGTTTCGAGTTTTAGGGTGTCTGATCACAGCTCATTCCGAAATGGGGAAATACAAAGAGATGCTACAG TATTCCTTAGCTCAGATAAATACAGCCAGAGAGATGGAAGATCCAGACTACTTGACGGAGGGCTACCTAAACTTGGCACGCAGCAACGAGAAGCTCTGTGAATTCCAGAAAACTGTCTCGTATTGCGAGACCTGCTTAAATATGCAGGGCACCACTGTTAGCCTACAGCTGAACGGACAGGTGTGTCTGAGCATGGGCAATGCTTATCTGGGCCTTAGTGTTTTCCAAAAGGCCTTGGTGAGCTACGAGAAGGCTCTGCGGTACTCTCACAACAATGACGACAAGATGTTGGAGTGCAGGGTTTGTTGCAGTTTGGGAAACTTCTACATCCAGCTGAAG GATTTTGAGAAAGCACTGTTCTTTCCTTGCAAAGCAGCTGAACTTGTGAATGATTATGGTAAAGGGTGGAGTCTAAAGTACCGTGCCATGAGCCAGTACCACATGTCGGTGGCTTACAGAAAACTGGTGCGCTTGCCAGATGCCATGGAGTGCTGTGAG GAATCGATGAAGATTGCATTGCAGCATGGAGATCGGCCACTTCAGGCATTGTGTCTGCTTAACTTTGCTGATATTCATCGCTCTCAAAAAGATGTTGAT AAAGCATTCCCTCGCTATGAGTCCTCCATGTGTATAATGTCAGAGATAGGCAACCGTCTTGGACAAGCATCTATCTATGTAGGAGTGGGGAAATGCTGGATTCTGCAAAAGGAATATGACAAG GCTCTAGACTCATTGCAACGAGCACATGATTTGGCAGAGGCGATTGGAAATAAG CTGTGTATTCTGAAGGTACACAGCCTGTGTGAAAGCGTCTACCGCTGTAAAGAGCAACAAGATGAGCTGAGAGAGCAGGTGGTGAAGTTCCTGCAGTGTGTGGAGGAGCTGGAGCTCTACTGTGGCATGTGCGGTGAATCTATCGGAGAGAAGAACCAACAGCTGCAAGCCTTGCCTTGCTCTCACATCTTCCACCTTAA GTGTCTGCAGACAAATGGTACAAAGGGTTGCCCGAAATGCCACTGCTCATCCGTGAAACTGGGATTTGTATGA
- the ddb2 gene encoding DNA damage-binding protein 2 isoform X2 — MARRKAETESDPAKQTKNVKTKNRINEESSETLSKKLKADDKTTPTTETYIKASVGWIGGQKKLGKTSILHYIYQSSLGQSIHAQLRQCLQEPFIRSLRDYRLHRTASPFDRRVTYLDWHPTHPTTVAVGSKGGDIILWDYDAQNKRTFIQGMGAGDAITGMKFNQLNTNQLFTSSIWGATTLRDFNGSVIQVFAETNSWDYWYCCVDVSVSRQMLVTGDNAGRLLLLGLDGHTILNEKLHTGKVTHAEFSPRCDWLLATSSVDATVKLWDLRNIKDKNSYLTKMPHEKPVNSAYFNPTDSTKLLTTDQMNQIRIYCSYDWSKPVQIITHPHRQFQHLTSIKATWHPIYDLVVAGRYPDDRVLVNDKRTIDFYDANSGRLVHQLRDANTHGIISLNKFSPTGDVLASGMGLNILIWKREDTLLNSVHEKQGFAEETAGNSGGRAGTSRSQPSARQQSQRSKRATEEKAKLKKKLSSLSTTETKAKSRTESKTTKSKRK, encoded by the exons ATGGCGAGAAGAAAAGCTGAAACGGAATCGGACCCTGCGAAACAGACGAAGAATGTGAAAACCAAAAATAGAATCAATGAAGAATCATCTGAAACGCTCTCCAAGAAACTGAAAGCCGACGACAAGACGACACCCACAACGG AAACCTACATAAAGGCAAGTGTGGGATGGATTGGAGGTCAAAAGAAATTGGGAAAAACTAGTATACTTCACTACATATACCAAAGCTCCCTCGGACAGAGCATCCATGCACAACTTCGACAG TGTCTGCAAGAGCCTTTTATCCGCTCTCTTAGAGACTACAGACTGCATCGCACAGCCAGCCCATTTGACCGAAGAGTAACTTATCTGGATTGGCACCCTACCCATCCCACTACTGTTGCTGTGGGATCCAAGGGTGGAGATATCATCCTGTGGGATTATGATGCACAAAATAAGAGAACCTTCATACAGGGG ATGGGTGCTGGAGATGCAATAACAGGCATGAAGTTTAACCAGTTGAATACAAATCAACTGTTCACCTCATCTATTTGGGGTGCCACCACCCTGCGGGATTTCAATGGATCAGTTATACAAGTTTTTGCGGAAACAAATTCATGGGA TTACTGGTACTGCTGTGTGGATGTGTCTGTAAGCCGTCAGATGCTTGTGACTGGGGATAATGCTGGAAGACTTCTTCTGCTAGGCCTGGATGGACATACT ATTTTGAATGAGAAACTGCACACAGGCAAAGTCACACATGCAGAATTCAGCCCTCGATGTGATTGGTTGTTGGCAACATCCTCTGTTGATGCTACAGTCAAGCTGTGGGACCTTAGGAACATCAAAGACAAAAACAGTTATTTGACTAAGATGCCTCACGAAAAACCAGTCAATTCTG caTATTTTAACCCCACTGATAGCACCAAGCTTTTAACTACGGACCAGATGAATCAGATCAGGATTTACTGTTCATATGACTGGTCCAAACCGGTTCAAATTATTACTCACCCTCATCGACAGTTCCAGCACTTAACGTCTATCAAG GCAACCTGGCATCCCATATATGACCTTGTCGTGGCCGGCCGCTATCCAGACGATCGTGTCCTTGTCAATGACAAGCGAACTATTGATTTTTATGATGCAAACAGTGGTAGGCTTGTGCATCAGCTCAGAGACGCAAATACCCACGGTATTATATCT CTCAACAAATTTAGTCCAACAGGGGATGTACTGGCATCAGGCATGG GGTTAAATATTTTGATCTGGAAGCGAGAGGACACGCTGCTGAACAGTGTTCATGAAAAACAGGGATTTGCAGAGGAGACAGCGGGGAACAGTGGAGGCAGAGCTGGAACCTCCAGATCCCAACCTAGTGCTCGACAGCAATCACAAAGAAGCAAAAGAGCAACTGAAGAAAAAGCCAAGCTGAAGAAAAAGCTGTCATCACTGTCAACAACAGAGACCAAGGCCAAGAGCCGAACAGAGAGTAAGACTACAAAGTCAAAGAGAAAGTGA